Below is a window of Roseivirga misakiensis DNA.
TGATGCCAGTGATGCTGAACAACTACTAAAAGAATCACAAACAAATGTGTAAAGGAGCTTCGGCTCCTTTTTTGTTTAAATTTTGAATAACTTGTCTTCTCAATTGTACGCCATTGTTATCTAAGAAAACACAATACGCTTTTCACGCTTTAACCTATTTAGCTGATAATTACAGTAAAGGCCCCGTATTGATTTCGGAAATTTCCCAAGAGAGACAGATTTCCTTGAAGTTTTTAGAAAACATCTTACTCGAACTTAAAAAGGCCGGAGTCTTAGGAAGTAAGAAGGGTAAAGGTGGTGGTTATTACCTCATTAAGCCAGCCGATGAAATTGCGCTTGCCAAAATAATCAGGGTTTTGGATGGTCCGATCGCTCTTTTGCCTTGCGTAAGTCTCAACTATTACGAACGATGTGAAAACTGCCAAGAAGAGGTGTGTGGCCTTAATCGAGTAATGGCCGACGTAAGGGATAACACATTAAAAGTTCTAGAGAATAAGACATTAAAAGACATTTTGCGGAACCGTTAGATTTTTTTTGCGTTGTTAGTCTACAAAAATGGTAGGGATTATATAGATTTGTAATTCGAAAAATTTTAAATGACTAAAAATGCTACTGGATACTGTCATAAATAGAAAGGTTGAAGCCAATGCATCTGGTGCCGATAGCAACTTAAGAAGCTTGCTAAAAACAATCAGTTGGCGGATTTTAGGGACACTTGATACCATAATCATTTCCTACTTCGTAACAGGTGAAGTGGCCATGGCCCTGTCAATCGGTTCAGTAGAAGTAGTGTCAAAAATGATTCTTTATTACCTGCATGAGCGGGCTTGGGCTAACGTCAAATCGAATAAATAATCAAAAAGATGATCGAAGAACTTAAGAGTAGCCTAAAAGAAAAATCTTTTGAGGAAGGGTTAAGGTTTGTAGCAAATCAGTACCCTGGTAAAGTCGTTTTCTCATCAGCCTTTGGTCAGGAAGATCAAGCAATAGCACATGCGATTTTCAAAAATGATATCGATGTTAAGGTTTTTACCTTGGATACAGGTAGGCTTTTCAAAGAGACCTATGAATTGATCGATCAGACTCGATCTAGATATAAAAAACCAATTTCGGTTTACTACCCCAATACGGCGAATGTTGAGCAGTTAGTGACAGAAAAAGGGATGCACAGTTTCTACAATTCGGTAGCATCGAGGAAGGAATGTTGCTTCGTAAGAAAAGTAGAGCCGCTAAAACGTGCCTTGGAAGGGGCTTCTGTTTGGATTACAGGACTACGCTCTGGTCAATCTGTGAATAGAGAAGAATTTGAGCAAGTTGAATGGGATGAGCAAAATAAGGTTATCAAGTACAACCCTATTTTGGATTGGACATATGATCAACTTCTTGATTATCTAAAGGAGAATAATGTGCCCTACAATAAGTTGCACGACCAAGGATTTATAAGCATCGGTTGTGCACCTTGTACAAGAGCTATCACAGCAGGAGAGGATTCTAGAGCCGGACGTTGGTGGTGGGAAACATCACAGAAGGAATGCGGACTGCATCAATTAAAAACAGCCTAATCATGAGTATCAATAATGGACAGTTCCCTCGAGAACTTGAAGACGAGGCCATTTATATTTTTAGGGAAGTTGTTTCCCAGTTCGAACGACCTGTACTCCTTTTTTCAGGAGGCAAGGACTCTATTACCTTGGTTAGACTTGCCCAAAAGGCTTTTCACCCAGGCAAAATACCCTTTCCGCTCCTACACGTCGATACTGGGCATAACTTTCCAGAGACCATCGCTTTTCGAGACGCCCTTGTTCAAGAGTTAGGTCTTGAGTTGATTGTACACTATGTACAAGATGCTATTGACCAGAAAATAGTTAGCGAGGAGACAGGCAAATATGCCAGTAGAAATGCCCTACAGACCGTCACTTTATTATCGGCTATCGAAGCGCATAAATTCGATGCTTGTATCGGAGGTGCTCGACGCGACGAGGAAAAGGCAAGAGCAAAAGAAAGGATATTCTCGGTCCGAGACGATTTTGGTCAGTGGGATGCGAAACGCCAACGGCCCGAACTGTTTGACATGCTAAATGGGCGGATTAATGTCGGCGAAAATGTGCGGGTTTTTCCGATTTCTAACTGGACAGAAATTGACGTTTGGAATTATATCAAAGAAGAGGAGTTGGCCATTCCTTCGATTTATTATGCTCATGATCGAGAAATCTTTGAAAGAGATGGCATGATTTGGCCTGACTCACAATTCATCAATAAGACTTCCGATGAACAGGTGCTAACAAAGAAAGTGAGGTTTAGAACGGTTGGCGATATGACCTGTACAGCGGCAGTTGAATCTGAGGCGGATCATATTGACGATGTAATCAAGGAAATTTTAAGTGCAACAATTTCGGAAAGGGGTGCCCGAATGGACGATCGCCGATCTGAAGCTGCAATGGAAAAAAGAAAGAACGATGGCTATTTCTAGAAACAAATCGGTATTACGGATCGCTACGGCAGGTAGCGTAGACGATGGCAAGAGTACTTTAATTGGTCGGCTTTTGTATGATACTAATTCAATCGAGACTGATAAACTTTTAGCGATTGAGGAAAGTAGTAGGCGAAAAGGGCTTGATTATACAGACTTATCTTTACTAACCGACGGTTTGGTGGCCGAAAGAGAACAAGGGATAACTATAGATGTTGCTCATATTTATTTTTCTACCCCGAGCCGAAAGTTCATCATTGCAGATACTCCCGGACATATTGAGTATACTCGAAATATGGTTACTGGTGCTTCCAATGCCGATCTGTCGATCGTGTTAGTGGATGCCCGAAATGGCATGGTGGAGCAAACCTATCGACACCTTTATATTGCCAAACTTTTGAAGGTGCCTAAGATTGTCGTTTGTGTTAATAAAATGGATTTAGTGGCTTATAGCCAAGAAAGATTCAATGAGATCGTCAAGGATTTTCATACTGTTTTGGATCATGAGGAATTTGAGAATGTTTCTGTAGACTTTATTCCAGTAAGCTCTTTATATGGCGAAAATATCGCGTCAAGATCGAACCAAATGGAGTGGTACCTTGGAGATGTCCTACTAACAACTTTAGAAGCTGTCGATGCACAACAATCCACTGATGATCTCCCTGCTCGTTTTCCAGTTCAGCATGTTATTAGGCCCAAATCTGACGAATTTCATGATTACAGAGGCTACGCTGGGAGGGTAGCGAGTGGTGATTTTCGTGTTGGAGATGAAGTCAGTGTTTTACCTTCAGGCTTAAGGTCTAAAATCAAAAGCTTGGAAAAGTTTGATGGGAAATTAAATGCCGTTTCCGCAAGTGAATCAGTGGTTTTAAGACTTGAAGATGATATCGATGTTAGTCGGGGTGATATGATTGTGAAAGACGATTTACCCACGGGTATTAAGCAGTTAAGTGCCGATGTTTGTTGGATGGATAGTGAGCCTTTATTTGCTGGTAAAGGCTACAGACTGCAACATGGTATCAATCAAACCAGGGTTAAAGTGTCCGCGATAAGTCACAAACTCAATACATCTACTTTTGACAAAGAGATCGGTGTATCTGCACTTGAATTGAACGATATAGGAAAAGTTTCACTCAAATTAGCAAAACCTATTTTCGCCGATTCTTATGCAAAGAATCGAGATAATGGTGCTTTTATTTTAATTGATGAGGCAACTAATAATACGGTAGGGGTCGGTTTTGTAGACTAATTAGCGGATTCTATCCTCTAATTTTTCTTGAACCGGCATAGACTCACCAAAAACTTTGTCTAGCAAAGCGTTTAGTTCAAGTTCGTTGGAAAGCAAATTCACGACAAGGTTCTTGAACTCAACGCTTTTGATTTTCTCCAGTGATACGATTCTTTCTTCCCCAAAATCTACATCTGAAACAAGAAAATCACCATAGTATTTTTCTTTCATTCGGACATAGTATTCTACCACATCACGAAGTTCAAGGTAAAGACCTTTGAGAATAAGTAAGTCACTTTTCAGGTCGGAATTTTTATTAGTGTAATTGGTGTTTAGATAGAAGTTTAGCGCTTCCATCTGCATAATTGGTTTGTAGGTCTTATTGATGTCAAATAGATAGTGACTGATACTATCTTCTGAAAGAGCATCGCCCGCGAATAAAAATCTAGCCAATTGACGGGTGTCGTTCTGTAATTTCAATCTATTTTGGATAAGGTTCCCAAAGGCACCTTGGTTGGCCTCAATTTCACTCAAAACCCTTTCTATGGCGGATTCTTCAAGCTTTAAGTCTTTTTTGTCTTCATAGTAAACATTGAGCTGATAGGCCACCGTGATACCAAAAATCACTATGAAAATCTCCATCAAATAAGTGTAGATGTCGTTTTTCTTGAGTCTTCTGGAAGTGCCAAATTTAACCATGAACTAAGAGCTTTTGCCTAATCTAGAATTCAGTTGTATAAAGATGATTAAACACCTTGTATACACAAATTCGAATTTAATGATAAGTATCGATTATATCATTGAACAAGCTTTCGACCTTTAATTTGACCTATGGCTTAACGGTACAGCAGATTCAACGCAATTAATTCAGTACTTTGAAAATATTATTCGATACGCTCGATTTTAGCACCAAGTGCATTTAGCCTAGTATCTATATGCTGATAACCCCGATCGATTTGTTCCACGTTATCAATTACACTAGTACCTTCCGCGGATAATGCAGCGATTAATAGTGCCTGACCCGCCCTAATATCAGGGGAAGTCATTCGAATTCCTTTTAACTTTTGCTGCCTATTAAGACCAATAACAGTCGCTCTGTGTGGGTCACAAAGGATAATTTGAGCACCCATGTCAATGAGCTTATCTACAAAAAATAGGCGACTTTCAAACATCTTTTGATGCACTAAAACGGTGCCTTTTGCCTGCGCAGCAACGACTAATACAATGCTCAGTAAGTCTGGCGTTAAACCAGGCCATATGGCATCGGCAATTGTCATGATAGAACCATCGATGAAAGTTTCTATCTCATAGTTCTCTTGTGCAGGTACATAAATATCATCGCCTCGAAACTCCATTTTAATCCCAAGTCTTCTAAAAGTTTCTGGAATAAGACCAAGCTCTGGAATTTGGCAATCTTTGATCGTGATTTCTGATTGTGTCATGGCAGCCATACCAATGAAAGACCCAATTTCAATCATATCAGGTAGCATGGTGTGGTCTGTTCCGGCTAGGGCCTCAACACCTTCAATATGTAGTAGATTTGAACCAACGCCTGTGATTTTGGCGCCCATTCTGTTCAACATCTTAGATAACTGCTGTAAATAAGGCTCACAGGCTGCATTATAAATGGTGGTTTTGCCTTTGGCTAAGACAGCTGCCATAAGAATATTGGCCGTACCTGTAACAGAAGCTTCATCCAAAAGCATGTAAGTGCCTTTTAAGTCTGAAGCATCGATATGGTACATGCCCGTTTCAGCTTCGTATAAAAATCTTGCCCCAAGTTTTTGAAACCCAATAAAATGAGTGTCTAGTCTTCTTCGGCCTATCTTATCTCCACCAGGTTTAGAGATTTTACCCTTTCCAAATCGAGCCAACAGAGGCCCTAAGATCATAATCGACCCACGTAGAGAAGAAGCTTTTTTTCTAAACTCGTCAGTTTCGAGATAGTCTATATCAACATCTTTAGCACAAAAAGAGTAGCTCTCGCCAGAGAGGTGTTTCACTTCCACACCCATATCAGCCAGCAGCTCTATGAGTTTATTGACATCACGGATGTCCGGTACTTTATGGATAGTAACGGTTTCCGGAGTTAGGAGAACCGCACATAGGATTTGTAATGCTTCATTTTTTGCACCTTGAGGAATAATTTCCCCTGAAAGTCTGGTGCCACCTTCAATGACAAATGAGGACATTTAGTTTCTGCGTCTATTGTTATTACCTCTTCTTCGGTTGTGATGTTTTTTATCGCGATCGCCTCTATTGTCGCGGTTATGATGTCTTTTCTCTTTGATGTTATTGTTGAAAAGACCGAATTCTTTCACTTCTTCGATTGGGATATCGAGTTGATTGTTCGAAAGTTGTTTGATCTGCTTGAGGATGATTTCATCATCGATATTATCCTTATTCCAAGTATTGTAGAAGCCTTTCATTAGCCTACCGATATGGATAACCGCCGACTTTTTTGATTCAGGATCTTCCATTTGGATAGCCTGCTCAATCATGATCTCAACACTTCTTCCATAGTGCATATATCTGATTTTTGAGCTCTTGTAAGCTACTCTTTGTGGTTTTTTACCAATAGCCGACTTTTCTGGCATTGGGAAAGGAGCATCTATGGCTAAGTCGAAATTGGAAATGATATATAGATCATCCCATACTTTCTGATCGCTATCGACATTTGCCTTTAGATTAGGGTTGATCTGTTTCATAAGGTCCGTGAGCGTTTGTGCATAAGCACTTCTTTTCTCGTCGTCCTCGATGGTTCTTATGTGGTTAACTAACTTTTGAATATTGCGGCCATATTCTTTTAGCCTTACGTCAGTTCGTTCTGTATTGTATTCTAATCCCATTAATTTTTAAGTATACACCAAATTAACAATAAATATCTTAAAGCGCGGCTATGGCACTTGGCCTATTCCACTATCCTTAGTTTGGCGAATGTGAGTAATAATGTCTTTTCGCCGAAGTCTTCGAAAATAACTTTGGCTTTTTTATTGGCTCCAGAAGTATCCATTTTGGATACTTTTCCAAAACCAAATTTCGGATGCTCCACTTTCATGCCTTCTTGAAGACCAGAAGTATCACTAGGTCTGAAGTCGGCCGATGGCTTATGATACTGCAGTGGCTTCTTAGGTGCTGATTTTTTATTGGCCATCAAGTTCCTTGCAAAATTTGCATTAAAACCCGGAGGCCCATCATTTCTTCCAAGTTTTGGCTCTCTGCTGCCGTACCGAGTATTGACAAAAATGAAACTAGGGTCTACTTCTTCAATAAATCTACTAGGTTCACAATTGATCAACCTTCCATAGCGATAACGTGATAGAGCATAGGAGAAGTATAAATTTTCCTTGGCTCTTGTAATTGCCACATAAAAAAGTCTTCTCTCTTCCTCTAAGTCGTCGCGACTGCTCATCATCATTTGCGATGGAAAAAGGTCTTCTTCCAATCCAACGATAAACACGTTCTTGAATTCTAACCCTTTGGAAGAATGGATTGTCATTAGCGACACAAAATCCTTATTATCTGGATCTTCGTTATCCTGATCGGTCAATAGGGCTACATCCTGTAAGAAGGCACCGAGACTTTTATCTTCAACCTCGGGCGTTTCAACAAATTCCTTGATTGCGTTCAAAAGCTCTTGAACGTTTTCATATCGGTTAAGCCCTTCAACAGTCTTATCATCATAAAGCTCTTTGAGTAGGCCGGAGTTTTTGGCAATATGACTAGCAGTTTCGTAAGCATCTTTCGATTGAACGTAAATCTGGAAACTCTTAATGAGCGTTACGAAATCGTTGACAGCATTAGCAGCCCTTCCCGGCAGAAATGCATTTACATTGTTCAACACTTCCCATAGCGGAATGTCATGCTCGAAAGCTGCGACAACTATCTTTTCAACAGAAGTTGGGCCGATTCCACGTTTTGGAAGGTTAATGATTCTACGAAATGACTGTTCGTCAGCAGTATTCATGGCAAACCTCAGGTAAGCCATTAAATCTTTGATTTCTTTCCGCTGATAGAAAGACAAACCGCCATAAATCTTATAATGAATACCAGATTTCCTTAAAGATTCTTCAATTGCCCTAGATTGGCTATTCGTTCGATAGAGAATGGCGAAATCTTCGTTTTTATAGTTGTTTTGACTTTTCTGCTCAAAGATGGCAGAGGCCACGAACCGACCTTCTTCGTTATCAGAGATTGATTTGATAAGGTCAATCCTATTCCCATCATTATTTGTTGTCCAAACCTTCTTTTTGATCTGACCTTTATTTCTGGCAATAACCGAGTTGGCAGCATTGACGATATTCTGAGTCGATCTATAATTCTGCTCCAATTTGATCACTTTCAAATCTGGAAAGTCTTTCTCGAAATTCAGGATATTCTCAATATTGGCACCTCGGAAGGCATAAATAGATTGCGCATCGTCACCAACCACCGCGATATTTTGGCTTACCGCTGAAAGCTTTTTAGTGATTAAGTATTGAGAAACGTTGGTGTCCTGAAACTCGTCTACCAATACATATTTAAACCGATGTTGGTATTTGTTCAAGATATCTACATGATCTCTGAATAAGACGTTTGTTTGGAAGAGCAGGTCATCAAAGTCCATGGCATTAGCTTTGAAGCACCTTTGGGCATAAGTCTTATAAATACGCCCCATTTCTGGTTTCTGCGCCGTTTCGTCATCTGCAGCGTAGATTGGATTGTTTACATATTCTTGCCATGAAACTAACCTGTTTTTAGCGCTTGAAATACGGCTAAAAACTACATTCGGTTTGTAAACCTTATCATCTAGACCGAACTCTTTTACAATAGTCTTGATCAAAGACTTCGAGTCGTCGGCATCGTAAATTGTAAAATTGCTGGGGTAACCCAATCTGTCAGCTTCTGCTCGAAGAATTCTAGCAAAAACAGAGTGAAAAGTGCCCATCCATAAATTACGAGCATTACTTCCTACAACGGTGGCAATTCTCTCACGCATTTCTTTTGCCGCCTTATTGGTAAAGGTCAGCGCTAGAATGCTAAATGGATCGACACCTTTTTCCTTGATCAAATAAGCGATGCGATAAGTCAGCACACGCGTTTTACCAGACCCAGCACCGGCAATAATCATTGCAGGTCCTTCGGTGTTGACTACACCTTCGTATTGGGGCTCGTTGAGTGATGCTAAGTAATCCATGAAAAAGGGTGATTTCTATCTAAAGTCGATCTGTTTGCAAGATAAGACTTTCGACTCGGGAAACACTTAAAGTTACTGGGTCAGTTGAAAATAAAAGGTGCTTTTCAATTATTTCTTTCTTAGCTACTTTCTCCAAGAAGTGTTCTAACTAATTAGAAATATCCCGTTATCCATACAGCGGACAAACTACTTCTGTCTCTTCTTTCTGTTTTGATAATCAT
It encodes the following:
- a CDS encoding RrF2 family transcriptional regulator, coding for MLSKKTQYAFHALTYLADNYSKGPVLISEISQERQISLKFLENILLELKKAGVLGSKKGKGGGYYLIKPADEIALAKIIRVLDGPIALLPCVSLNYYERCENCQEEVCGLNRVMADVRDNTLKVLENKTLKDILRNR
- a CDS encoding DUF2061 domain-containing protein, producing the protein MLLDTVINRKVEANASGADSNLRSLLKTISWRILGTLDTIIISYFVTGEVAMALSIGSVEVVSKMILYYLHERAWANVKSNK
- a CDS encoding phosphoadenylyl-sulfate reductase, yielding MIEELKSSLKEKSFEEGLRFVANQYPGKVVFSSAFGQEDQAIAHAIFKNDIDVKVFTLDTGRLFKETYELIDQTRSRYKKPISVYYPNTANVEQLVTEKGMHSFYNSVASRKECCFVRKVEPLKRALEGASVWITGLRSGQSVNREEFEQVEWDEQNKVIKYNPILDWTYDQLLDYLKENNVPYNKLHDQGFISIGCAPCTRAITAGEDSRAGRWWWETSQKECGLHQLKTA
- the cysD gene encoding sulfate adenylyltransferase subunit CysD, which translates into the protein MSINNGQFPRELEDEAIYIFREVVSQFERPVLLFSGGKDSITLVRLAQKAFHPGKIPFPLLHVDTGHNFPETIAFRDALVQELGLELIVHYVQDAIDQKIVSEETGKYASRNALQTVTLLSAIEAHKFDACIGGARRDEEKARAKERIFSVRDDFGQWDAKRQRPELFDMLNGRINVGENVRVFPISNWTEIDVWNYIKEEELAIPSIYYAHDREIFERDGMIWPDSQFINKTSDEQVLTKKVRFRTVGDMTCTAAVESEADHIDDVIKEILSATISERGARMDDRRSEAAMEKRKNDGYF
- a CDS encoding sulfate adenylyltransferase subunit 1, producing the protein MQQFRKGVPEWTIADLKLQWKKERTMAISRNKSVLRIATAGSVDDGKSTLIGRLLYDTNSIETDKLLAIEESSRRKGLDYTDLSLLTDGLVAEREQGITIDVAHIYFSTPSRKFIIADTPGHIEYTRNMVTGASNADLSIVLVDARNGMVEQTYRHLYIAKLLKVPKIVVCVNKMDLVAYSQERFNEIVKDFHTVLDHEEFENVSVDFIPVSSLYGENIASRSNQMEWYLGDVLLTTLEAVDAQQSTDDLPARFPVQHVIRPKSDEFHDYRGYAGRVASGDFRVGDEVSVLPSGLRSKIKSLEKFDGKLNAVSASESVVLRLEDDIDVSRGDMIVKDDLPTGIKQLSADVCWMDSEPLFAGKGYRLQHGINQTRVKVSAISHKLNTSTFDKEIGVSALELNDIGKVSLKLAKPIFADSYAKNRDNGAFILIDEATNNTVGVGFVD
- the murA gene encoding UDP-N-acetylglucosamine 1-carboxyvinyltransferase → MSSFVIEGGTRLSGEIIPQGAKNEALQILCAVLLTPETVTIHKVPDIRDVNKLIELLADMGVEVKHLSGESYSFCAKDVDIDYLETDEFRKKASSLRGSIMILGPLLARFGKGKISKPGGDKIGRRRLDTHFIGFQKLGARFLYEAETGMYHIDASDLKGTYMLLDEASVTGTANILMAAVLAKGKTTIYNAACEPYLQQLSKMLNRMGAKITGVGSNLLHIEGVEALAGTDHTMLPDMIEIGSFIGMAAMTQSEITIKDCQIPELGLIPETFRRLGIKMEFRGDDIYVPAQENYEIETFIDGSIMTIADAIWPGLTPDLLSIVLVVAAQAKGTVLVHQKMFESRLFFVDKLIDMGAQIILCDPHRATVIGLNRQQKLKGIRMTSPDIRAGQALLIAALSAEGTSVIDNVEQIDRGYQHIDTRLNALGAKIERIE
- a CDS encoding DUF4290 domain-containing protein, producing the protein MGLEYNTERTDVRLKEYGRNIQKLVNHIRTIEDDEKRSAYAQTLTDLMKQINPNLKANVDSDQKVWDDLYIISNFDLAIDAPFPMPEKSAIGKKPQRVAYKSSKIRYMHYGRSVEIMIEQAIQMEDPESKKSAVIHIGRLMKGFYNTWNKDNIDDEIILKQIKQLSNNQLDIPIEEVKEFGLFNNNIKEKRHHNRDNRGDRDKKHHNRRRGNNNRRRN
- a CDS encoding ATP-dependent helicase — its product is MDYLASLNEPQYEGVVNTEGPAMIIAGAGSGKTRVLTYRIAYLIKEKGVDPFSILALTFTNKAAKEMRERIATVVGSNARNLWMGTFHSVFARILRAEADRLGYPSNFTIYDADDSKSLIKTIVKEFGLDDKVYKPNVVFSRISSAKNRLVSWQEYVNNPIYAADDETAQKPEMGRIYKTYAQRCFKANAMDFDDLLFQTNVLFRDHVDILNKYQHRFKYVLVDEFQDTNVSQYLITKKLSAVSQNIAVVGDDAQSIYAFRGANIENILNFEKDFPDLKVIKLEQNYRSTQNIVNAANSVIARNKGQIKKKVWTTNNDGNRIDLIKSISDNEEGRFVASAIFEQKSQNNYKNEDFAILYRTNSQSRAIEESLRKSGIHYKIYGGLSFYQRKEIKDLMAYLRFAMNTADEQSFRRIINLPKRGIGPTSVEKIVVAAFEHDIPLWEVLNNVNAFLPGRAANAVNDFVTLIKSFQIYVQSKDAYETASHIAKNSGLLKELYDDKTVEGLNRYENVQELLNAIKEFVETPEVEDKSLGAFLQDVALLTDQDNEDPDNKDFVSLMTIHSSKGLEFKNVFIVGLEEDLFPSQMMMSSRDDLEEERRLFYVAITRAKENLYFSYALSRYRYGRLINCEPSRFIEEVDPSFIFVNTRYGSREPKLGRNDGPPGFNANFARNLMANKKSAPKKPLQYHKPSADFRPSDTSGLQEGMKVEHPKFGFGKVSKMDTSGANKKAKVIFEDFGEKTLLLTFAKLRIVE